The following are from one region of the Cyclopterus lumpus isolate fCycLum1 chromosome 21, fCycLum1.pri, whole genome shotgun sequence genome:
- the gdap2 gene encoding ganglioside-induced differentiation-associated protein 2 isoform X1: MDPLGARSQFVDIQTLPTWQQQLGEGGGDPDPDLDLSDSLQGFPSPFPFRPDINRKIILFCGDVALLNCTAIVNTSNESLSDKNPVSDGVHRLAGPELRDELFKLKGCRTGEAKLTKGFSLAARFIVHTVGPKYKAKYRTAAESSLFSCYRNTMQLAAEQSMASVGLCVVSTAKRGYPLEDATHIAFRTVRRFLENHGNNLEAVVFAVSDSEESVYRKLLPLYYPRSEEEEKVSLPFIPADIGNTEGEPVVPERQIRIAEKPGTLEDDSEEESLRSDLGQVGNHAFARMEGDVDKQRKQILQGQMSEAAILKQHQRNYGRWLCRARAEDLSDVAALKALYQTGVDMCGRTVMVLVGRNIPVTLIDIEKALLYFIHVMDHITVKEYVMVYFHTLTGEHNHLDSDFLKNLYDIVDAKFKKNLKAFYFVHPTFRSKVSTWFFTTFSVSGMKDRVRYLDTLQQLFTCMRPEQIDIPPFVLDYDARVNGPYHRSQSSSL; encoded by the exons ATGGACCCCCTGGGCGCTCGCTCCCAGTTCGTGGACATCCAGACTCTCCCCAcgtggcagcagcagctgggcgAGGGGGGCGgagacccggacccggacctgGACCTGAGCGACAGCCTGCAGGGCTTCCCCTCGCCCTTCCCCTTCAGACCGGACATCAACCGCAAGATCATCCTCTT ctgcGGTGACGTCGCCCTGCTGAACTGCACCGCCATCGTGAACACCAGCAACGAGTCGCTCAGCGACAAGAACCCCGTGTCCGACGGCGTGCACCGGCTGGCGGGACCCGAGCTGCGGGACGAGCTGTTCAAACTCAAAG GATGCCGCACCGGAGAGGCCAAGCTGACCAAAGGCTTCAGCCTGGCGGCTCGGTTCATCGTGCACACCGTGGGGCCCAAGTACAAAGCCAAGTACCGCACGGCGGCGGAGAGCTCGCTGTTCAGCTGCTACCGGAACACCATGCAGCTCGCCGC AGAGCAGTCGATGGCGTCTGTTGGCCTCTGTGTGGTGAGCACGGCCAAAAGAGGTTACCCACTGGAGGACGCTACACACATCGCTTTCa gaaCGGTGCGCAGGTTCCTGGAGAACCACGGAAACAACCTGGAGGCGGTGGTGTTCGCCGTGTCGGACtcagaggag TCGGTGTACAGGAAGCTGCTGCCTCTGTACTACCCTCgctctgaggaagaggagaaggtctCTCTGCCCTTCATCCCGGCCGACATCGGCAACACTGAGGGGGAACCCGTCGTCCCCGAGAGGCAGATCCGCATCGCAGAGAAACCAGGAACCCTGGAAG ATGATTCTGAAGAGGAGAGCCTGAGGTCGGATCTGGGTCAGGTGGGGAACCACGCCTTCGCCCGGATGGAGGGCGACGTGGACAAACAGCGGAAACAGATCCTGCAGGGCCAGATGTCGGAGGCGGCCATCTTGAAACAACACCAGAGGAA TTATGGTCGCTGGCTGTGTCGGGCGAGAGCAGAGGACCTGTCGGACGTCGCTGCACTGAAAGCCTTGTATCAAACCG gtgtggACATGTGTGGCAGGACTGTGATGGTTTTGGTTGGACGAAACATCCCAGTGACCCTCATTGATATCGAAAAG gcgcTGCTGTACTTCATCCACGTCATGGACCACATCACAGTGAAGGAATACGTGATGGTTTACTTCCACACGCTGACCGGCGAGCACAACCACCTGGACTCCGACTTCCTCAAGAACCTCTACGACATCGTGGACGCCAA GTTTAAGAAGAATTTAAAGGCCTTCTACTTCGTGCATCCGACGTTTCGCTCCAAG GTCTCGACGTGGTTCTTCACAACCTTCAGTGTGTCGGGGATGAAGGACCGGGTCCGCTACCTGGACACCCTGCAGCAGCTCTTCACCTGCATGAGGCCCGAGCAGATCGACATCCCTCCGTTCGTCCTGGACTACGACGCACGG gtGAATGGGCCGTACCATCGCTCCCAGTCCTCCAGCCTGTGA
- the gdap2 gene encoding ganglioside-induced differentiation-associated protein 2 isoform X2 yields MDPLGARSQFVDIQTLPTWQQQLGEGGGDPDPDLDLSDSLQGFPSPFPFRPDINRKIILFCGDVALLNCTAIVNTSNESLSDKNPVSDGVHRLAGPELRDELFKLKGCRTGEAKLTKGFSLAARFIVHTVGPKYKAKYRTAAESSLFSCYRNTMQLAAEQSMASVGLCVVSTAKRGYPLEDATHIAFRTVRRFLENHGNNLEAVVFAVSDSEESVYRKLLPLYYPRSEEEEKVSLPFIPADIGNTEGEPVVPERQIRIAEKPGTLEDDSEEESLRSDLGQVGNHAFARMEGDVDKQRKQILQGQMSEAAILKQHQRNYGRWLCRARAEDLSDVAALKALYQTGVDMCGRTVMVLVGRNIPVTLIDIEKALLYFIHVMDHITVKEYVMVYFHTLTGEHNHLDSDFLKNLYDIVDAKL; encoded by the exons ATGGACCCCCTGGGCGCTCGCTCCCAGTTCGTGGACATCCAGACTCTCCCCAcgtggcagcagcagctgggcgAGGGGGGCGgagacccggacccggacctgGACCTGAGCGACAGCCTGCAGGGCTTCCCCTCGCCCTTCCCCTTCAGACCGGACATCAACCGCAAGATCATCCTCTT ctgcGGTGACGTCGCCCTGCTGAACTGCACCGCCATCGTGAACACCAGCAACGAGTCGCTCAGCGACAAGAACCCCGTGTCCGACGGCGTGCACCGGCTGGCGGGACCCGAGCTGCGGGACGAGCTGTTCAAACTCAAAG GATGCCGCACCGGAGAGGCCAAGCTGACCAAAGGCTTCAGCCTGGCGGCTCGGTTCATCGTGCACACCGTGGGGCCCAAGTACAAAGCCAAGTACCGCACGGCGGCGGAGAGCTCGCTGTTCAGCTGCTACCGGAACACCATGCAGCTCGCCGC AGAGCAGTCGATGGCGTCTGTTGGCCTCTGTGTGGTGAGCACGGCCAAAAGAGGTTACCCACTGGAGGACGCTACACACATCGCTTTCa gaaCGGTGCGCAGGTTCCTGGAGAACCACGGAAACAACCTGGAGGCGGTGGTGTTCGCCGTGTCGGACtcagaggag TCGGTGTACAGGAAGCTGCTGCCTCTGTACTACCCTCgctctgaggaagaggagaaggtctCTCTGCCCTTCATCCCGGCCGACATCGGCAACACTGAGGGGGAACCCGTCGTCCCCGAGAGGCAGATCCGCATCGCAGAGAAACCAGGAACCCTGGAAG ATGATTCTGAAGAGGAGAGCCTGAGGTCGGATCTGGGTCAGGTGGGGAACCACGCCTTCGCCCGGATGGAGGGCGACGTGGACAAACAGCGGAAACAGATCCTGCAGGGCCAGATGTCGGAGGCGGCCATCTTGAAACAACACCAGAGGAA TTATGGTCGCTGGCTGTGTCGGGCGAGAGCAGAGGACCTGTCGGACGTCGCTGCACTGAAAGCCTTGTATCAAACCG gtgtggACATGTGTGGCAGGACTGTGATGGTTTTGGTTGGACGAAACATCCCAGTGACCCTCATTGATATCGAAAAG gcgcTGCTGTACTTCATCCACGTCATGGACCACATCACAGTGAAGGAATACGTGATGGTTTACTTCCACACGCTGACCGGCGAGCACAACCACCTGGACTCCGACTTCCTCAAGAACCTCTACGACATCGTGGACGCCAA acTCTGA